A part of Bdellovibrionota bacterium genomic DNA contains:
- a CDS encoding Bro-N domain-containing protein — MADENKLVVFKGKNIRRSLHANEWFFSVIDIVGALTDSDNPRRYWSDLKRKLLEEEGFSQLYEKIVQLKLESSDGKKYETDTANAETLFRIVQSIPSPKAEPFKRWLARVGYERVQEIEDPELATKRTRALYKAKDYPDDWIEKRMRGIAIREELTDEWQKRGVKEDREFSILTAEISKATFGMTPSEYKGHKGLKRENLRDHMTDLELIFSMLGEAATTEITRNRDAQGFGENRLAAQKGGKIAGDARKKLEVESGRKVVLKKNYLPRSKESKKLGS, encoded by the coding sequence ATGGCGGACGAGAATAAATTGGTTGTTTTCAAGGGAAAAAACATTCGCCGGAGTCTTCATGCCAACGAATGGTTCTTTTCCGTTATCGATATTGTCGGAGCATTAACGGATAGCGATAACCCCCGCCGCTACTGGTCAGATCTCAAGCGTAAGCTCTTGGAAGAAGAAGGGTTTTCCCAGTTGTACGAAAAAATCGTACAACTGAAATTGGAATCATCGGATGGGAAAAAATACGAGACCGACACGGCCAACGCTGAGACTCTTTTCCGCATCGTCCAATCCATTCCCTCTCCCAAAGCCGAACCTTTCAAACGGTGGTTGGCGCGGGTGGGTTATGAAAGGGTCCAGGAAATTGAAGACCCTGAATTGGCTACAAAACGAACTCGCGCGCTCTACAAAGCCAAAGACTACCCGGATGATTGGATTGAAAAGAGAATGCGTGGGATTGCCATCCGTGAAGAGCTCACTGACGAATGGCAAAAAAGAGGTGTAAAGGAAGACCGGGAATTTTCGATCCTAACAGCGGAGATCTCCAAGGCTACTTTTGGAATGACTCCCAGTGAATACAAGGGACACAAAGGACTCAAACGCGAAAACTTAAGGGATCACATGACGGACTTGGAGCTGATTTTCTCTATGCTAGGAGAAGCTGCGACGACTGAAATTACCCGAAACCGTGATGCACAGGGCTTTGGTGAAAATAGACTGGCCGCTCAAAAGGGCGGAAAAATTGCGGGTGACGCTCGCAAAAAGCTCGAAGTTGAAAGCGGTCGGAAGGTCGTATTAAAGAAGAATTACCTACCAAGAAGTAAGGAAAGTAAAAAATTGGGGTCGTAG
- a CDS encoding potassium transporter TrkG, protein MKRPIGDLPKKYWAIAAGAAAYLADLIHPTWITALPVLALMGYALFRQFRSPVQYVTGDRYTRITRLALLSIAFLFFLARAWAFGRDFQSKEAIIGLGKTPGAYAFDLIFLATLTLSWLLGRLTARAFLFFKTIWRRPAAVLSGSFALLIAIGAMLLMLPVSLQRIEDVSFVNALFTATSAVCVTGLTVADISTTYSVFGQVVILAAIQFGAIGIMTVAAMAFFLSKEGSLVPEQRLLTVLGANSLRDLHRTVWTIAIVTLVLETVGAAALYFLLSGDARLRGDSAIFVSIFHSISAFANAGFSLFPDNLESFRRDAAVQTVILLLVSAGGLGFPVLWALLGKWTRVKWRIVHEIRLLLGARVALKASVLLVIFGAAAFSALESSGAFLSLDAPERMLAALFTSVTSRTAGFHSVPISAMQPASLMVLMLLMFIGGSPGGTAGG, encoded by the coding sequence ATGAAACGTCCGATCGGGGACCTTCCGAAGAAATACTGGGCCATCGCCGCAGGAGCAGCCGCGTATCTTGCGGACCTAATCCATCCCACCTGGATCACCGCGCTTCCCGTGCTTGCGCTGATGGGCTATGCCCTCTTCCGGCAATTTCGCTCGCCCGTGCAATACGTCACGGGAGACCGGTACACGCGCATAACCCGACTCGCTCTCCTGTCCATCGCGTTTCTATTCTTTCTCGCACGGGCCTGGGCCTTTGGGCGTGATTTCCAGTCAAAGGAGGCGATCATCGGACTGGGAAAGACGCCGGGCGCGTATGCATTTGATCTCATATTCTTGGCTACCCTGACTCTTTCCTGGCTTCTCGGCCGGCTGACCGCCCGCGCCTTCCTCTTTTTCAAAACCATCTGGCGGCGCCCGGCGGCCGTTTTGTCGGGGAGCTTCGCGCTCCTCATCGCGATCGGCGCGATGCTTCTCATGCTTCCCGTTTCCTTGCAGAGGATCGAGGACGTTTCCTTCGTCAACGCCCTCTTCACGGCCACAAGTGCGGTGTGTGTCACCGGACTGACCGTCGCCGATATTTCGACCACGTATTCGGTCTTCGGACAGGTCGTGATTCTCGCGGCGATCCAGTTCGGCGCCATAGGAATCATGACCGTGGCGGCGATGGCCTTTTTTTTGAGCAAGGAGGGAAGTTTGGTTCCGGAGCAACGCCTGCTCACCGTACTGGGAGCCAACAGCCTTCGCGATCTCCACCGAACCGTTTGGACCATAGCGATCGTTACGCTGGTCTTGGAGACCGTCGGCGCGGCGGCCCTCTATTTTTTGTTATCCGGCGATGCTCGATTACGAGGAGACAGCGCGATTTTTGTTTCCATCTTTCATTCCATCTCCGCCTTCGCGAACGCGGGGTTTTCCCTTTTTCCGGACAACCTGGAGAGTTTTAGGCGGGATGCCGCCGTACAAACCGTGATCCTGCTGTTGGTCTCCGCCGGCGGGCTCGGATTCCCCGTACTTTGGGCCCTTCTCGGAAAGTGGACGCGGGTCAAATGGAGAATCGTTCATGAGATCCGTCTTCTTTTAGGCGCTCGTGTCGCCCTAAAGGCCAGTGTGTTGCTCGTCATTTTCGGGGCCGCCGCCTTCAGTGCTTTGGAGTCGTCGGGAGCCTTTCTCTCCCTCGACGCGCCCGAACGCATGTTGGCGGCATTATTCACGTCCGTGACTTCCCGAACCGCGGGGTTCCACTCCGTTCCCATCTCCGCCATGCAGCCCGCCAGTCTCATGGTTCTGATGCTACTGATGTTTATCGGCGGTTCGCCGGGCGGCACGGCGGGAGGG
- a CDS encoding cation:proton antiporter, giving the protein MSASSPSSPELLYVTVLFGLFVIPRVLQRFRVPTAVTCFLLGSIFGAGFGWFQMDATIRFLSLLGIVSLFLFAGLEVDFGELRTGFKVVLQHLILFLLGVAVLTALGQAFLGLNLRPAIIVALALLTPSTGFILDSLPMMGLQGNEPFWVKSKAIATEMVALIVLFVTLQSTTWGQFSASLLILAAMVFALPSLFRFFAQRIAPFAPKSEFAFLLMMAILCAFITRKLGVYYLVGAFVVGLAARRYREFLPAVASEQMLHAVEVFASFFIPFYFFGAGLELQKEDVGLGALGLGILFLFVLIPARILWVALHRKLALKESMLHGMRVSMSIVPTLVFTLVLAQILRTRFSISPVLYGALIVYALVTTLAPSFLLRLPPPDFDTPELDQLPT; this is encoded by the coding sequence ATGTCCGCTTCATCCCCCTCTTCTCCCGAACTCCTATATGTGACGGTTTTATTCGGCCTGTTTGTCATCCCGAGAGTTCTTCAGCGCTTTCGTGTTCCCACGGCGGTTACATGCTTTCTCCTTGGGAGCATTTTTGGAGCGGGATTCGGATGGTTTCAGATGGACGCAACCATTCGATTCCTGTCCCTTCTGGGGATTGTGTCTCTATTTCTATTTGCCGGATTGGAAGTGGATTTTGGGGAACTGCGCACGGGCTTCAAAGTGGTGCTTCAACACTTGATCCTGTTCCTTCTCGGCGTGGCTGTTCTGACAGCGCTGGGTCAAGCGTTCCTCGGTCTGAATCTTCGGCCTGCGATCATCGTGGCGCTCGCTCTCCTCACTCCATCCACGGGGTTCATTCTTGACTCCCTGCCGATGATGGGGCTTCAAGGGAACGAACCTTTCTGGGTGAAAAGCAAGGCGATCGCCACGGAAATGGTGGCATTGATCGTCTTATTTGTGACCTTGCAGTCTACGACATGGGGCCAGTTTTCGGCTTCACTTTTGATACTTGCGGCCATGGTTTTTGCCCTTCCCAGTCTATTTCGATTTTTTGCCCAGCGGATCGCGCCCTTCGCCCCCAAATCCGAATTCGCATTCCTGCTCATGATGGCCATTCTCTGTGCGTTCATCACTCGAAAGCTGGGCGTCTATTATCTCGTGGGCGCGTTTGTGGTGGGACTGGCCGCCCGCCGGTACAGGGAGTTCCTGCCGGCGGTCGCATCCGAACAGATGCTTCACGCCGTGGAGGTGTTCGCCTCGTTTTTCATTCCCTTCTATTTCTTCGGTGCCGGGCTGGAATTGCAAAAGGAGGATGTCGGCCTCGGTGCACTGGGTCTGGGTATTCTGTTTCTCTTCGTCTTGATTCCGGCGAGGATTTTGTGGGTGGCCCTTCACCGCAAACTGGCCTTAAAGGAGTCGATGCTTCACGGAATGCGCGTATCGATGTCCATCGTTCCGACGCTGGTGTTTACCCTTGTTCTGGCTCAGATCCTTCGGACACGTTTTTCGATTTCACCGGTCCTATACGGGGCCCTGATCGTTTACGCGCTGGTCACTACGTTGGCGCCCAGCTTTCTTTTGCGCCTCCCTCCGCCCGACTTTGATACGCCGGAATTGGATCAGCTGCCCACATGA